A segment of the Candidatus Delongbacteria bacterium genome:
ACTCCAAATCTTCACTTTTATATTCATCTATATTGATATTTACAGGCTTTAATGAGTATTCCCAGACTATCTTTTCTACATCATTTTTAATAAGTTCTTTTTCAACCTTATTTAGCTCTCCATTCTCATAGATATGTTTCTTATGTATCTTCTTTGAAACTATGGCTTTATCTGGAAGATTAAATTCTCTTAAGATCATATTTTTACCTTTGTTTTAAGAAAAATCATACATTTTTCATTATCTGTTATAGTTTTGCTAAATTCAAAAATCATAAAACAACCTTACTTTATAACTAAAAATGAAATTAACTCAAAATCCTCTAGCCCTTTAAATCTATCTACATCGAGAGTAGTACCACCTCGGGAAAACAGACTTTCAACTCCTTTTTCCTCTTCTTTACCAATTATATTTTTAACAGCTTCTTCTAGAAGGTAAGTATAGTAACTCATATCGCTACATTCATTAGTTTCCTGATTAAAAAGGCTAACTGATTCTTCCTGAACTACATCTTTTTTATCACATAGCTTTTTATAGATATCCAGAATTTTCTTACTATGAACAAAACTATGATATACTTCTCCTTCTTCATTTATATAGATCATAAAGTATGGGCTAAAAGCATTTTTACTAATATCCAATCTGTTTTCATCAACCTGTTTTAAGCAGAATATTACTCCTGATTTAGCCTCTTCAATTTCAGATTTTGCAACAGCGTACATTCCCATTGGAGCTTTGTTCAGATAACTCTGATTAGTCTTTAGGTACTCCATCAAATCCATTTTAAAATCATTAAAGGTTAAATCAGTTAAAGAGATGCCTCCTTTAATATCTTCTAAATCTAAAACACTCTTTTGAAGCTGTTCTAACTGTTTCTTTCTGTAGTCCAAATCTTTCATAGAAGAATCTTCTTCAATTACATTTTCTTCACCAGTTGCGGAAATATCCAAAAGAACCATTCTGCCACTTACTCTTGATTCTAAATTGATATATTCATCCAATTCTAAATTTGGCCAGAAATTCACTAGTTGACTACAACTATTCTTAGATCCTAATCTATCTATTCTACCAAATCTTTGAATTATTCTTACTGGATTCCAATGTATATCATAATTAATTAAATAATCACCATCCTGTAGGTTTTGACCTTCCGAAATACAATCCGTTGCAATTAGAATATCAATCTCTTTAGTAATTTCAGGGAATAATAGATTTCTCTCTTTAGATATAGGAGAAAAGTTGATCAAGATGGAGTTTAGGTCATTTCGGAATATTTTATTTGTTGTTTTGTTTTCTCCAGAACCTGTTACTAAAGCAGATTCAAGATTAAGATTAGATTTTGCCCAATCAGAAATATTATCATAAAGATATTTTGCGGTATCGGCAAAAGCAGTAAATATTACAATTTTTTTATTATCATCATTAATAGGGCTGTTTACTTTTTTACTGATCTCTTTCTTCAATTGCTCAAGTTTAGCATCTCTTTTTGGTGTAATATTATTTGCATCGTTAAAAAGGTTTTCCAGTCTTGCTCTGTCTTCAAGTAAATCCTGTTTCCATCTTGTTAAATCCATATCATGGAGCAATATCTTTATCTTATTACCGATTATCAAATCTTCAAATCTGCTATCATCAAAATCGATATCATCAATCTCTAAATCTTGAATAAAGGTATCGTCTTGAGTTTCAATTTTTTTTAGTAAATGGTCTATCTTTCCTATTGTCTTTTTTACAGTTTTCGTAAAAGAATTTATAGAGCTTTCCATTCTTTTTAAGAGATTAACCCTGATTAAATGGATTAAACTCTCTTCTCTGTCACTCTGCTTGAAAACACTTTGCCCTCCTTTTACCTTTCTGTCATATTTTCTATTATAGTCATTAATTTTATCAATTCTGACATACCTTAGAGGTGCATATAAACTTAAATTAAGCTTTCTTATATCTTTGTTAACATCTTTTAGTGGAGGATATTCAAATTGTAAGTCAATATCAGATTTTATATTTATAGGAGTTTTTCTTTCAGGAAATTTTCCAATATCTTTGATGTCATAATATTTTTCAATATGCTTTCTAGATCTAGCTATGGTGATCAGATCAAGTAGTTTAAAATATTCCAAATTTAACATATCTATAAGAGATGCAACAGTTTTCGCTTCTCCACCAAGTTTTGACCATCGATTAAATGCTTCCTGAGCTTTTCTCATTGTTAGCTCAATGCTTTTAATATTATCATCCCTGAAAGCTGAGTCATTACCTTCTGTGATAAATGCTACCTGATTTTTCAAGTCATTCATCTTACTATTAACAGGCGTAGCAGAAAGCATTAGCACTTTAGTTTTTATTCCTGCTTTGATAATATGATTTATCAATTTTGAGTATCTTGTTTCTTTATCTTCTCTTGCATTGTTATTTCTAAAATTATGAGATTCGTCAATTACAACTAAATCATAATTTCCCCAATTAATAGTCTCCAGATTTATACTACCAGATAATCCTCTCTCTCTAGTCAAATCTGTATGGTTTAATACATCATAACTAAATCTATCATTAGCTAAAATATTTCTCTTGTCATTTTCTCTGTACATTAACCAATTATCTCTAAGCTTTTTTGGGCACAAAACTAGAACTCGACTATTTCTAAGTTCATAGTACTTGATAACTGCTAATGCTTCGAAAGTTTTACCTAAACCTACACTATCAGCAATAATACAACCATTATATTTTTCCAGTTTTGAAATAGAACCTAATACACCATCTTTTTGAAACTTATAAAGTTTATTCCAGACAATTGTTTCTTTAAAGCCAGTTTTACTTTTAACTATTTTTTCTTCATTTAGATCTTCAAGGTAATCTTTAAAGAGATTATATAGAGTAATGTAGTAAATGAATTCCGGAGTATTTTCCTTATACACTTCTTCCAATTTTTCAAGTACAGCTTGTTTTACATCTTTGACTTTGTCTTTATCAATCCAATTGTCATTAAAATAGTTAAGCATCTGATTAGTTGAGTACTCGTCTTCAGTATAGATATTCATCTCATGGGAATTGGACTTAACAAACCCTAATCCACTTGAAGTAAAATTTGAACTACCCTGGATAAGTATACTCCTCTCATTGTTGATTACATGAAACATCTTTTGTGGCAAAGAGTAAATTGAATCGTATGCTCTAATTTCGACCTTTTCTTTTATCCACTTTGCACACTCTTTGGCTATTTGAGTTTGATTAAGCTCATTTTTTAGTTTTATCTCAAACATATCACCAGAAATATTTTTTTCTTTACTAATCAGACTAAATTCTCTTT
Coding sequences within it:
- a CDS encoding DEAD/DEAH box helicase family protein; amino-acid sequence: MQNKILDNKQLGNVGDVLREGLKPKSKVSIISAYFTIYAYEALRKELSKIDSLRLLFSEPTFLEETKEIKREFSLISKEKNISGDMFEIKLKNELNQTQIAKECAKWIKEKVEIRAYDSIYSLPQKMFHVINNERSILIQGSSNFTSSGLGFVKSNSHEMNIYTEDEYSTNQMLNYFNDNWIDKDKVKDVKQAVLEKLEEVYKENTPEFIYYITLYNLFKDYLEDLNEEKIVKSKTGFKETIVWNKLYKFQKDGVLGSISKLEKYNGCIIADSVGLGKTFEALAVIKYYELRNSRVLVLCPKKLRDNWLMYRENDKRNILANDRFSYDVLNHTDLTRERGLSGSINLETINWGNYDLVVIDESHNFRNNNAREDKETRYSKLINHIIKAGIKTKVLMLSATPVNSKMNDLKNQVAFITEGNDSAFRDDNIKSIELTMRKAQEAFNRWSKLGGEAKTVASLIDMLNLEYFKLLDLITIARSRKHIEKYYDIKDIGKFPERKTPINIKSDIDLQFEYPPLKDVNKDIRKLNLSLYAPLRYVRIDKINDYNRKYDRKVKGGQSVFKQSDREESLIHLIRVNLLKRMESSINSFTKTVKKTIGKIDHLLKKIETQDDTFIQDLEIDDIDFDDSRFEDLIIGNKIKILLHDMDLTRWKQDLLEDRARLENLFNDANNITPKRDAKLEQLKKEISKKVNSPINDDNKKIVIFTAFADTAKYLYDNISDWAKSNLNLESALVTGSGENKTTNKIFRNDLNSILINFSPISKERNLLFPEITKEIDILIATDCISEGQNLQDGDYLINYDIHWNPVRIIQRFGRIDRLGSKNSCSQLVNFWPNLELDEYINLESRVSGRMVLLDISATGEENVIEEDSSMKDLDYRKKQLEQLQKSVLDLEDIKGGISLTDLTFNDFKMDLMEYLKTNQSYLNKAPMGMYAVAKSEIEEAKSGVIFCLKQVDENRLDISKNAFSPYFMIYINEEGEVYHSFVHSKKILDIYKKLCDKKDVVQEESVSLFNQETNECSDMSYYTYLLEEAVKNIIGKEEEKGVESLFSRGGTTLDVDRFKGLEDFELISFLVIK